A genomic region of Runella rosea contains the following coding sequences:
- a CDS encoding glyoxalase: MSIPEQIQNEVLRPILKAQNDLFILLFRHHVSKRKVNFDNYSPEDKVIYIEKTIRKDINFRSLLVGTVVGHFTPEQYETYRPLEEELNKRIINMLIKRLCSQLELLVANA, from the coding sequence ATGTCCATCCCAGAACAAATTCAAAACGAAGTACTTCGTCCCATTCTTAAGGCTCAAAATGACCTTTTTATCCTTCTTTTTCGCCATCACGTAAGTAAGAGAAAAGTTAACTTTGACAACTATTCTCCCGAAGATAAAGTCATATACATAGAAAAAACGATTCGCAAAGACATCAATTTTCGGAGCTTATTGGTGGGCACTGTCGTAGGGCATTTTACGCCTGAACAATACGAAACCTACCGCCCATTGGAAGAAGAACTAAACAAGCGGATAATCAATATGTTAATCAAACGCCTGTGTTCTCAATTGGAACTACTGGTTGCCAATGCTTAA
- a CDS encoding glycosyltransferase codes for MRDKIAADHTHYLSIGRNKKVYPENSPAGFSALGTSTPLPDILFITSFPPRECGIATYSQDLMQALNHKFKRSFNIQICPLESESEVHTYANTPKYLLNTDQPKAFTELAEAINEDANIHMVVVQHEFGFFEKKEKDFQQFLEALTKPVIIVFHTVLPHPNGSLKGHVEEIAVIAESIIVMTHYSATILVNEYNIPSEKITVIAHGTHLVPHSDKEELKRKYQLSGKKVLSTFGLLSSGKSIETTLEALPAIVGHNPDVLFLIIGKTHPSVVKHEGEKYRKMLEEKVEKLQLGPYVRFVNYFLPLPDLLEYLQLTDVYLFTSKDPNQAVSGTFSYAISCGCAIISTPIPHAREVLRNDAGIIIDFENAPQLSAAVTSLLADEQLRKNISSNALHRMASTAWENAAIAHAMLFEKIDDGQISLRYSLPEINLGHVKKMTTDFGMIQFATINQPDIDSGYTLDDNARAMVAMCQHFELTLEETDVAAISKYFYFIRYCLQPGGNFLNYVDEQKAFTEQNNETNLADSNGRAIWALGYLISMSNLLPKALGAEAEETMKRALVNVEKMHSTRAMAFTIKGLYYSNTKNKLPKNSELIIQLANRLVQMYRHEASNDWRWFESYLTYANSILPEAMLCAWMDTGNITYKEIAKESFDFLLSKTFRKNKINVISNKSWLQKGEELPAVVAGGEQPIDVAYTILAMSKFYDVFREERYLRKMRTSFDWFLGSNHLNQIIYNPCTGGCYDGLEENYVNLNQGAESTVSYLMARLTVKKYFRSESPSGHAKEYSLKLNRPQ; via the coding sequence ATGAGAGATAAAATAGCAGCAGACCACACCCATTATCTGTCGATTGGCAGAAATAAAAAAGTATATCCCGAAAATAGCCCAGCTGGTTTTTCCGCACTAGGAACGTCCACGCCCCTACCCGACATTCTATTTATCACCTCGTTTCCTCCCCGCGAATGCGGCATTGCTACGTATTCGCAAGATTTGATGCAAGCGCTGAATCATAAATTCAAACGTTCGTTCAACATCCAAATCTGCCCTTTGGAATCGGAAAGTGAAGTCCACACCTATGCCAACACGCCGAAATACCTACTGAATACCGACCAACCTAAGGCATTTACGGAGCTGGCCGAAGCCATCAATGAAGATGCAAATATCCACATGGTGGTGGTTCAACACGAGTTTGGTTTTTTTGAGAAAAAAGAAAAGGATTTCCAACAATTTTTGGAAGCGCTGACCAAACCCGTGATTATTGTTTTTCATACCGTGTTGCCGCACCCCAACGGCTCATTGAAAGGGCACGTGGAAGAAATAGCTGTCATTGCGGAATCCATCATCGTCATGACTCATTATTCGGCTACGATCCTCGTCAATGAATACAATATTCCTTCCGAAAAAATCACGGTCATTGCCCACGGTACGCACTTAGTACCACACTCCGACAAGGAAGAATTAAAACGTAAATATCAATTGTCAGGCAAAAAAGTGCTTTCTACTTTTGGGCTGTTAAGCTCGGGCAAAAGCATCGAAACCACGTTGGAGGCGTTGCCCGCCATCGTTGGCCACAACCCCGACGTGCTATTTCTAATCATTGGTAAAACCCACCCATCTGTGGTAAAACACGAAGGGGAAAAGTACCGTAAGATGCTAGAAGAGAAGGTAGAAAAATTGCAACTCGGCCCCTACGTTCGGTTTGTTAATTATTTTTTACCCCTCCCCGATTTGTTGGAATACCTCCAACTGACGGATGTATATCTGTTTACGTCCAAAGACCCCAATCAGGCCGTCAGTGGTACTTTTTCGTACGCTATCAGTTGCGGGTGCGCCATCATTTCCACCCCCATTCCGCACGCCCGGGAAGTATTGCGCAATGACGCCGGCATTATCATTGACTTCGAAAACGCACCCCAATTATCAGCGGCGGTCACCAGTTTATTGGCCGACGAGCAATTGCGTAAAAACATCAGCTCCAACGCTCTGCACCGAATGGCTTCTACTGCCTGGGAAAATGCGGCCATTGCGCACGCTATGCTGTTTGAAAAAATCGACGATGGCCAGATTTCACTGAGATATAGCCTACCCGAAATCAACCTTGGGCACGTCAAAAAGATGACTACCGATTTTGGCATGATTCAGTTTGCTACCATCAACCAACCCGACATCGACTCTGGATATACTTTGGATGACAATGCCCGGGCAATGGTGGCCATGTGCCAGCATTTTGAATTGACGCTGGAAGAAACCGACGTCGCCGCTATTAGCAAATATTTTTATTTCATCAGGTATTGCCTGCAACCCGGCGGTAATTTCCTCAATTATGTGGACGAGCAAAAAGCGTTTACGGAACAAAACAACGAAACCAACCTCGCCGATTCAAACGGCAGGGCTATTTGGGCGCTAGGCTATCTGATTTCGATGAGCAATCTCCTCCCCAAAGCGCTGGGGGCCGAGGCAGAAGAAACCATGAAACGGGCATTGGTGAACGTAGAAAAAATGCACTCAACTCGGGCGATGGCCTTCACAATCAAAGGGTTGTATTACAGCAACACCAAAAACAAGCTGCCCAAAAACAGCGAGTTGATTATCCAACTGGCCAACCGACTCGTACAAATGTACAGACATGAAGCAAGCAACGACTGGCGGTGGTTTGAGAGTTATCTTACCTACGCCAACAGTATTTTGCCCGAAGCAATGCTGTGCGCGTGGATGGATACTGGCAACATTACTTATAAAGAAATTGCCAAGGAATCGTTTGATTTTCTATTGTCAAAAACCTTCCGAAAAAACAAAATCAATGTCATCTCTAACAAAAGTTGGCTACAAAAAGGTGAAGAACTCCCCGCGGTAGTCGCTGGAGGAGAGCAGCCCATTGATGTGGCCTACACGATTTTGGCAATGAGCAAATTTTATGATGTGTTTAGGGAAGAAAGGTATCTGCGCAAAATGCGCACCTCGTTTGATTGGTTTTTGGGCAGCAATCACCTAAACCAAATCATCTATAATCCCTGCACTGGTGGTTGTTATGATGGCCTAGAAGAAAATTACGTAAACCTCAACCAAGGTGCCGAGTCGACGGTGAGCTACCTGATGGCCCGGCTGACGGTAAAGAAGTATTTCAGGAGTGAATCTCCTTCTGGGCACGCCAAAGAATATTCCCTGAAGTTGAATCGGCCACAGTAA
- the hflX gene encoding GTPase HflX — protein sequence MNSTAKKQETAVLVAITTQRQTAEQTQEYLQELAFLASTLGVETVKTFTQKLEYSDNRTFVGKGRLEDIKTFVTANPVDMIIFDDELIPSQVRNLEAEFKDIKVLDRSLLILDIFAMRAQTAQAKTQVELAQYQYMYPRLTRMWSHLSRQKGGVGMRGPGEKELETDRRIVQDRIAFLKEKLEKIDKQSVTRRKERNRLVRVALVGYTNVGKSTLMRRLAKTDVFAENKLFATVDSTVRKVVLENIPFLLTDTVGFIRKLPTKLIESFKSTLDEVREADILLHVVDISHPSFEEQIEVVNQTLAEIGAGDKSTVMVFNKIDAYHPKKEAFDEVIETEEGEIVVEQTKEMVLEKLKKSYYNASAEHVVFISAQNSENLGELRTKLFELIKQKHYVIYPNWLNVPFTDVDFAE from the coding sequence ATGAATTCAACCGCCAAAAAACAGGAAACCGCCGTATTAGTTGCCATCACTACCCAACGCCAAACTGCCGAACAAACCCAGGAATACCTGCAAGAGTTGGCATTTCTGGCTTCTACTTTGGGGGTAGAGACGGTCAAGACCTTTACGCAAAAACTCGAATATTCAGATAATCGCACCTTTGTGGGCAAAGGCCGGCTCGAAGACATCAAAACCTTTGTGACTGCCAACCCCGTAGACATGATTATCTTTGACGATGAGCTGATTCCTTCGCAGGTACGTAACCTCGAAGCGGAATTTAAAGACATAAAAGTGCTCGACCGTAGCTTATTGATTCTTGATATTTTTGCCATGCGCGCCCAAACCGCACAGGCAAAAACCCAAGTAGAATTGGCGCAGTATCAGTATATGTACCCACGATTGACCCGCATGTGGTCGCACTTAAGTCGCCAGAAAGGCGGGGTCGGGATGCGTGGTCCCGGGGAAAAAGAGCTTGAAACTGACCGACGGATTGTGCAAGACAGGATTGCCTTCCTGAAAGAAAAACTCGAAAAGATTGATAAGCAAAGCGTAACCCGCCGCAAAGAGCGTAACCGTTTGGTGCGCGTGGCGCTGGTGGGTTATACCAACGTGGGCAAATCTACGCTCATGCGTCGCTTGGCCAAAACGGATGTATTTGCCGAAAACAAACTGTTTGCCACCGTCGATTCTACGGTGCGTAAAGTAGTGTTGGAAAATATCCCTTTTTTGTTGACCGACACGGTAGGGTTCATCCGTAAACTGCCCACGAAACTCATTGAGTCGTTTAAGTCGACTCTCGATGAAGTACGGGAAGCCGATATTTTGCTGCACGTAGTTGATATATCACACCCGTCGTTTGAGGAGCAAATCGAAGTAGTGAATCAGACCTTAGCCGAAATCGGAGCAGGGGATAAATCGACTGTGATGGTGTTTAATAAAATTGACGCTTACCATCCTAAAAAAGAAGCTTTTGACGAAGTGATTGAAACCGAAGAAGGCGAAATAGTGGTGGAACAAACCAAGGAAATGGTGCTTGAAAAGCTCAAAAAGAGTTATTACAATGCTTCGGCAGAGCACGTGGTGTTTATCTCAGCTCAAAACAGCGAGAATTTGGGCGAACTACGAACCAAGCTTTTTGAGTTGATAAAGCAAAAACACTACGTTATTTATCCAAATTGGCTTAATGTGCCCTTCACAGACGTTGATTTTGCCGAATAG
- a CDS encoding glycosyltransferase family 2 protein, with amino-acid sequence MEFTYKKVPLAYSPVFSILIPSWNNLDYLKCVVNSIRKNSRYEHQIIVHVNEGKDGSEDWVLAQGDIGYTKSSQNSGVCYGFNAASHLAVADYLVFIDDDMYLCPDWDFFLLEEIKKQKDDKWCISGTMIEGFDKGNACVIADKNYGTHPSEFDEAKFLSEYASYPKEDWNGSQWYPMVLPTFVYRAVGGLSVEFFPGMYSDPDFMIKLWHYGVRFYKGIGKSRVYHFASRSTGRVKRNDGRTEFILKWGLSSNTFFKNYLKIGPKFLGTLPEPEETFTLKFKKQIDRWKVKFKTRPIDISR; translated from the coding sequence ATGGAGTTCACATATAAAAAAGTGCCTTTAGCGTATTCTCCTGTTTTTTCAATACTCATTCCCTCCTGGAATAACCTCGATTACCTCAAATGTGTGGTAAACAGTATTAGAAAAAACAGTCGATATGAGCACCAAATTATTGTGCATGTCAACGAAGGAAAAGATGGGTCTGAGGACTGGGTTTTAGCGCAGGGAGACATTGGCTATACCAAAAGTAGTCAGAATTCTGGAGTATGCTATGGGTTCAATGCGGCCTCTCATTTGGCAGTAGCAGATTATCTCGTTTTTATTGATGACGACATGTATTTATGTCCCGATTGGGACTTCTTTCTGCTAGAAGAAATAAAGAAGCAGAAAGACGATAAATGGTGCATCAGCGGAACCATGATTGAAGGCTTTGATAAAGGAAATGCCTGTGTGATTGCCGATAAAAACTACGGCACACATCCGTCGGAATTTGATGAAGCAAAATTTTTGTCGGAATACGCCAGCTACCCGAAAGAAGACTGGAACGGCAGCCAGTGGTATCCAATGGTCTTACCGACGTTTGTGTACCGGGCTGTGGGTGGCTTGAGCGTAGAGTTTTTTCCTGGAATGTACAGCGACCCGGATTTTATGATAAAATTGTGGCATTATGGCGTCCGTTTTTATAAAGGAATCGGCAAAAGTCGAGTGTACCATTTTGCGAGCAGAAGCACAGGACGGGTCAAGCGCAACGATGGCCGAACCGAGTTTATCTTAAAATGGGGTTTGAGTAGCAATACATTTTTTAAAAATTACCTCAAAATTGGCCCCAAGTTTTTAGGTACACTGCCCGAGCCCGAAGAAACTTTTACGCTTAAATTTAAAAAACAAATTGATCGATGGAAGGTTAAATTCAAAACCCGTCCTATCGATATTTCCCGATAA
- a CDS encoding alpha/beta hydrolase — translation MSVIAKIAQWGVIIYTAVALLIWWLHPLVLFRPTTLAASYAYNFNIPFQEITFETEKGQVRLNALWFGTRDSVVLKRPTFFPGKVVLFFHGNRDNLARWGREYAERFTKRGYNVLMYDYRGYGKSTGERSEYALHRDAQYVYDFLKQRFSEDSIIVYGYSIGSGMASRIAANNRPKKLILEAPYASIPTLGHTQLPIFPYEWLTRYKFRTDSCFAHIYCPIHLFHGTDDVTVPYTNSLILLSSPSPVKAKLTTLPKGHHLHLDSFPLYQSTLDSLLSIGNQ, via the coding sequence ATGTCAGTAATAGCCAAAATTGCCCAGTGGGGAGTTATCATTTATACCGCCGTCGCTCTATTGATTTGGTGGCTACATCCGCTGGTTTTATTTCGGCCCACGACCTTGGCTGCTAGTTATGCGTATAACTTCAACATTCCGTTTCAAGAGATCACTTTTGAAACGGAAAAAGGCCAAGTCAGACTAAACGCTCTATGGTTTGGCACGAGGGATTCGGTCGTGCTTAAACGCCCTACGTTTTTTCCAGGAAAAGTGGTATTATTTTTCCACGGAAACCGCGATAACCTGGCCCGCTGGGGTCGCGAATATGCTGAACGATTTACCAAAAGAGGATACAACGTTTTGATGTACGATTATCGAGGCTACGGCAAAAGCACTGGCGAACGCTCCGAATATGCCCTCCATCGCGACGCCCAATACGTGTATGATTTTCTCAAACAGCGCTTTTCGGAAGACTCCATTATCGTATACGGCTACTCCATCGGCTCGGGCATGGCTTCGCGAATAGCGGCCAACAATCGCCCCAAAAAGCTGATTTTGGAAGCACCTTATGCAAGTATTCCGACGCTGGGACATACACAGTTGCCGATTTTTCCGTACGAATGGCTTACGCGATACAAGTTCCGCACCGATAGTTGCTTTGCGCACATTTACTGCCCCATTCATCTTTTTCACGGCACCGACGACGTAACGGTACCTTACACAAACAGCCTTATTTTGTTATCATCGCCCTCTCCCGTCAAGGCTAAATTAACAACCCTTCCCAAGGGTCATCACCTACATTTGGACAGCTTCCCGCTCTATCAATCTACACTAGACAGTTTATTAAGCATTGGCAACCAGTAG
- a CDS encoding DegT/DnrJ/EryC1/StrS family aminotransferase, which yields MITEKPMNEFPVMDTGDGIVLFHPNIPAKAALNVTEVLNTRWIGQGPRVEEFENRFEEKFTAPCKSLAVGSGTDALHLSYLLAGLQAGDEVIAPVFTCTATNIPFLYMGIKIVFADIDENLNIDVNHVARLITPKTKAIVCVHYGGLPCDMDELWALGAKHNIAIIEDAAHAVGAKYKGEYIGSQSDFTMFSFQAIKHITTGDGGMLVVKDKSLVEKAKRLRWFGIDRSSKQKGIWENDIVEVGYKYQMTDIAASLGLASLDEFDEHLAHRQKLYRLYCDLLKDIKGIRVIGSEYTDREHAAWLLTAEVDDRENLVKYLREHGIESGQVHYRNDKYSIFGGRTPGQFPKMDAIEDRYLVLPLHAKVTEDDVEYIAYILRKGW from the coding sequence ATGATTACTGAAAAACCTATGAACGAGTTTCCTGTAATGGATACAGGAGACGGTATTGTATTATTCCATCCAAATATTCCTGCTAAAGCGGCCTTAAATGTGACCGAAGTTCTGAATACTCGATGGATTGGGCAAGGGCCTAGGGTAGAAGAATTTGAAAACCGCTTTGAAGAAAAATTCACAGCTCCTTGCAAGAGTTTAGCAGTAGGTTCAGGCACCGATGCCCTGCATTTATCGTACCTGTTGGCTGGTTTACAGGCCGGCGATGAGGTGATTGCGCCGGTTTTTACCTGTACTGCCACCAACATCCCGTTTCTTTATATGGGGATAAAAATTGTCTTTGCTGATATTGATGAAAACCTCAATATTGATGTCAACCATGTAGCGCGTCTTATTACTCCAAAAACCAAAGCCATTGTTTGTGTGCATTATGGCGGTTTGCCGTGCGATATGGACGAACTTTGGGCATTAGGAGCTAAACACAATATTGCCATTATCGAAGACGCTGCCCATGCCGTGGGGGCAAAATACAAAGGCGAGTACATCGGTAGTCAAAGCGATTTCACGATGTTTTCGTTTCAGGCCATCAAGCACATCACAACGGGCGATGGTGGTATGTTGGTGGTGAAAGACAAGTCGTTGGTAGAAAAAGCCAAACGTTTGCGTTGGTTCGGCATTGATCGCAGCAGCAAACAAAAAGGTATTTGGGAAAACGACATCGTTGAAGTGGGCTATAAATACCAGATGACTGATATTGCAGCGAGCCTCGGATTGGCGTCGTTGGATGAGTTTGATGAGCACTTGGCGCACCGCCAAAAATTATATCGTTTGTATTGTGATTTATTGAAAGATATCAAAGGAATACGGGTAATAGGAAGTGAATACACCGACCGTGAACACGCCGCGTGGTTGTTGACTGCCGAGGTTGACGACCGTGAAAATCTGGTAAAATACCTGCGTGAACATGGGATAGAATCTGGTCAGGTGCATTATCGCAATGATAAATACAGCATTTTTGGAGGCCGAACTCCTGGCCAATTTCCGAAAATGGATGCCATTGAAGACCGCTATCTGGTGTTGCCGCTCCACGCCAAAGTGACCGAAGACGACGTTGAATATATCGCCTATATTCTCCGAAAAGGATGGTAA
- the mazG gene encoding nucleoside triphosphate pyrophosphohydrolase — protein sequence MTTRSLSDLPESRIQQLLAFDRLLNVMDDLREKCPWDKKQTIHSLRHLTIEETYELSDAIMENDLPEIKKELGDILLHIVFYAKIASETKDFDIKDVLHGICEKLIVRHPHIYGNTIAETEEQVKQNWEQIKLKEGNKSVLGGVPASLPALVKAMRIQEKARGAGFDWEEKQQVWEKVEEEMQEFKEHFNADDNSIIDKEKAEGEFGDLLFSLVNYARFIDINPETALERTNKKFIKRFTYLETQSRADGKQLHEMTLAEMDEYWNKAKTL from the coding sequence ATGACAACCCGCAGTTTATCCGACCTTCCCGAAAGCCGCATCCAACAACTTCTCGCTTTCGACCGATTGCTCAACGTCATGGACGATTTGCGGGAAAAATGTCCGTGGGACAAAAAGCAAACAATACATAGTTTGCGGCATTTGACCATTGAGGAGACCTACGAGCTATCGGATGCCATCATGGAAAATGATTTGCCCGAAATCAAAAAAGAACTGGGCGACATTTTGCTACATATTGTTTTTTACGCCAAAATCGCTTCCGAAACTAAAGACTTTGACATAAAAGACGTACTTCACGGGATTTGCGAAAAACTCATCGTGCGACACCCCCATATTTATGGCAACACAATAGCCGAAACCGAAGAGCAGGTAAAGCAAAACTGGGAACAAATCAAACTCAAAGAAGGCAATAAATCGGTATTGGGCGGCGTGCCCGCCTCACTGCCTGCGCTTGTCAAAGCCATGCGTATTCAGGAAAAAGCCCGTGGTGCGGGTTTTGACTGGGAAGAGAAACAGCAGGTGTGGGAGAAAGTAGAGGAAGAAATGCAGGAATTCAAAGAGCATTTCAACGCCGACGATAATTCCATCATTGACAAAGAAAAAGCCGAAGGTGAGTTTGGCGATTTGTTGTTTTCGTTGGTCAATTACGCCCGTTTTATTGATATAAATCCTGAAACGGCCTTAGAACGTACCAATAAAAAATTCATCAAACGTTTCACCTACCTCGAAACCCAATCCCGTGCCGACGGCAAACAACTACACGAAATGACGCTGGCCGAAATGGATGAATATTGGAACAAAGCCAAAACCCTATAA
- a CDS encoding class I SAM-dependent methyltransferase produces the protein MPNYKEQIKHVPHSKGNALEFIHRYLAEHDVREKRVVDVSAGSGYVANLWHNAGAKVKPFDKHPDILKSDSLICSPIDLDKTLPIESNTADYVLLMETIEHIPNQTFLLQELARILKPNGLLIITKPNNSSLSGRMANLLVEAERSDMFLSNEAEVIGYDDAHLYNGRVYLCNVQRLRSMAGLAGLRFQKVYSNQLSISSLVWYLFLGVFLHLRSFLTSQKLSRKTTNLEEKKILREQHLLNTNQTVLLHKHLCITFRKE, from the coding sequence ATGCCCAATTACAAAGAGCAAATTAAGCATGTGCCGCATTCCAAAGGCAATGCGTTGGAGTTTATACACCGTTATCTTGCTGAGCACGACGTACGCGAAAAGCGGGTGGTAGATGTATCCGCTGGTTCGGGATATGTGGCAAATCTGTGGCATAATGCAGGGGCAAAGGTCAAGCCTTTTGATAAGCACCCGGATATTCTCAAGAGCGATTCGTTGATTTGTTCGCCCATTGACCTCGACAAAACATTGCCTATTGAGTCAAATACGGCCGATTATGTGTTGTTGATGGAAACCATCGAGCACATTCCTAATCAGACTTTTTTGTTGCAAGAACTTGCCCGTATTCTTAAGCCCAACGGACTCCTGATTATCACAAAACCTAACAATAGCAGTCTGAGTGGGCGTATGGCTAACCTTTTGGTGGAAGCCGAGCGCAGCGACATGTTTTTGTCGAACGAAGCCGAAGTCATTGGCTATGATGATGCCCACCTTTACAATGGCCGGGTGTACCTCTGCAATGTACAGCGGCTGCGTTCGATGGCGGGTTTGGCAGGTTTGCGTTTTCAGAAAGTATATTCTAATCAATTAAGTATCAGCTCGTTGGTTTGGTATTTGTTTCTGGGTGTCTTCCTGCATTTACGCTCGTTTTTGACGTCTCAAAAACTATCCCGCAAGACTACTAACCTGGAGGAAAAGAAAATTCTTCGAGAGCAGCACTTGCTTAATACCAATCAAACGGTGCTGCTCCACAAGCATTTGTGTATTACTTTCAGAAAAGAGTAA
- a CDS encoding M20 family metallo-hydrolase: protein MSETSTISSPATLAQEAIQLLKQLIATQSFSKEEEGTAALIEAFLTRKGIPFQRKKNNIWAFNRFFDPKKPTVLLNSHHDTVKPNPSWTLNPYEPLVQDGKLFGLGSNDAGGPLTSLIVTFCHFYDNPHLTHNVALAATAEEEISGREGLEMIVDDLPPIAFAIVGEPTEMHLAVAEKGLLVLDCIAHGKSGHAAREEGENAIYKAIQDIQWITNYKFPKVSPTLGPIKMSVTIINAGSQHNVVPDTCKFTIDVRVTEQYTLEEIIETIRQNIQSEIYPRSIRLRPSSIPVQHPIVQAGLKLGRTAYGSPTTSDQALLDCPSLKMGPGHSERSHTANEFIYLHEIEQGVTQYIKMLEEVIL, encoded by the coding sequence ATGTCTGAAACCAGCACAATTTCATCGCCTGCCACATTGGCGCAAGAGGCGATTCAATTACTCAAGCAACTGATTGCTACGCAGTCATTCAGCAAAGAAGAAGAAGGAACTGCGGCGCTGATCGAGGCTTTTTTGACGCGTAAAGGCATTCCTTTTCAACGTAAGAAAAACAATATCTGGGCGTTTAATCGCTTTTTTGACCCCAAAAAGCCCACCGTATTGCTAAACTCCCACCACGATACCGTCAAGCCCAATCCTTCTTGGACCCTGAACCCCTACGAGCCGCTCGTGCAGGATGGCAAGCTGTTTGGTTTGGGAAGCAATGACGCCGGCGGGCCGCTTACATCGCTCATCGTTACGTTTTGTCACTTTTATGATAACCCGCATCTGACCCATAATGTTGCACTGGCCGCCACCGCCGAAGAAGAAATCTCGGGCCGCGAAGGACTGGAAATGATTGTGGATGACCTGCCTCCGATTGCCTTTGCCATCGTGGGTGAACCCACCGAAATGCACCTAGCCGTAGCCGAAAAAGGGCTGTTGGTTTTAGATTGCATTGCGCACGGAAAATCAGGCCACGCCGCCCGCGAAGAAGGCGAAAATGCCATCTACAAAGCCATTCAGGATATTCAGTGGATTACCAATTATAAATTCCCGAAAGTCTCCCCTACGCTCGGCCCGATTAAAATGTCGGTGACCATCATCAACGCAGGCAGTCAACACAATGTAGTGCCCGATACGTGCAAGTTCACCATCGATGTCCGCGTAACGGAACAATACACGCTAGAAGAAATCATTGAGACTATTCGCCAAAATATCCAATCGGAAATCTATCCGCGTTCGATTCGGCTGCGCCCGTCGAGCATTCCCGTTCAGCATCCGATTGTGCAGGCTGGTCTCAAATTGGGCCGTACCGCTTACGGCTCACCCACCACCTCCGATCAAGCGCTGTTGGATTGTCCCTCATTAAAAATGGGCCCCGGCCACTCCGAGCGCTCACATACTGCCAACGAATTCATTTATCTGCACGAAATTGAGCAAGGTGTGACGCAGTATATTAAGATGCTGGAGGAAGTGATTTTGTAA
- a CDS encoding DUF6992 family protein, translated as MKKTLIGFLMLFTGIPFLYAQSAPTLPQLTERQARLQRTGTWTLAGWSLANLAVSGVAIGKAEGSARYFHEMNLYWNAVNVGIAGAGLLSLRKKSPSPTLSSAVKEHYTLQKTLLFNSGLDVAYITSGFWLLDKSKTETTITRQNRFHGFGQAVVVQGGFLLIFDVTNYLLHRSDNARLHQLLDRVSLNGNGVTLQF; from the coding sequence ATGAAAAAGACTCTCATCGGATTTCTGATGCTTTTTACTGGCATTCCATTCCTTTATGCGCAATCTGCACCCACCCTCCCACAACTCACCGAGCGCCAAGCGCGGCTCCAACGCACTGGAACTTGGACATTGGCAGGATGGTCATTGGCCAATCTGGCAGTAAGTGGCGTTGCCATTGGAAAGGCCGAAGGTAGCGCCCGGTATTTTCACGAAATGAACCTGTATTGGAATGCCGTCAACGTCGGAATTGCGGGGGCAGGCTTGTTGAGCCTACGCAAAAAAAGCCCTTCTCCCACCCTTTCTTCGGCCGTAAAAGAGCATTATACTTTACAAAAAACGTTGCTATTCAATTCGGGGCTAGACGTGGCCTACATCACAAGCGGATTTTGGTTATTGGACAAATCAAAAACTGAGACCACCATTACCCGCCAAAACCGCTTCCATGGATTCGGACAAGCGGTGGTGGTGCAAGGTGGTTTTTTGCTAATTTTTGACGTAACCAACTACCTCCTTCACCGCTCCGACAACGCTCGTTTACATCAGCTTTTGGACCGAGTATCTCTCAACGGCAATGGAGTAACGCTGCAATTTTAA